TGGTCTAACATTCGCCATTCGCCATTCGCCATTCGCTATTCGCCATTCGCTATTCGCTATTCGCCATTCGCTAATTAACCTCATCCCCCCTCAGCTGCCTGTACCGTTTCCTGGCATCTGTCACAAAAAGGCTGCCCGGGTATTCCGATAGCAATCTTCTGTAAAGCTCCATGGCTTTTTCAGGTTGGTTGAGATTGAGTTCATTCAGCTGTGCCATTTTATACATGGCATTATCTGCAAGGATGTCAGCAGGATACTCATTCACAAGCCTTTCGAGCAAACTGTCAGCCTGGGCAAATCGTCCTTTATTAATCATGATATTGGCTTTTCTGTAAAGCACTTCATCGGCCAGGGCATGATAGGGGAAATTTAAATTGATGGAGTCGAGCACCGGCAGAGCCTGGTCTGGCTTATTCATGTAAGTGAGCAGGTCAGCCCTGGCAAACAGGTTCAAAGCTTTAAAGGTGCTGTCGGCATCCATATTATCGCTGATCAGAAGTGAAAGCTCCATGGCATCATTGGCAATAAGCTTTGAAGTGGCTGCTTTCAGCACGTCAAGCTGGGCTTTGGCCCACGCAAATTCGCCAATGTAATAGCAGAGTTTGGCATTTTTAAATTTGGCATCGTGACCCATCGGGTCATTCTTGAAATCCTTTTCCACCTGTGAATACAGCAGTGTGGCTTCCCATGGATCTCCGGTGAAAAGCAAGATGTCGGCCAGTTCAAGTTTGCACTCCGCCTTTTGCTGGCGGGATAAATTAGGTAGTAAAATAGCCTCGTTCAGAAGTTGCAGCGCCTGGTCGCTTTTATCCAGATAAAAAGCATCCAGGTGAGCCATATTACGTATTGCCGGAAGTGTCATCGTGCTCCTGCCAAGTTCGGAAAGGAGTGCTGTATAGTCCGTCTCAAGGGTGAGAACATATTCCCGGGAATAATTATAGGAATTGATAAGCTTGAGGAATTCCGCTCCCAGCAGCTCAATCCTGCTCTTCAGATACAGAGTGCTGCTGGCACCTTTGCTCGTAATAATATATTGATAGGCCTCGATAGCTACATCATAATTATTGTTGGAAGCACTGAGCTGTGCCAGGTTAAACACCCGCTGCCCCTCTTCATGGTACCTTCTGTCAAGGGCTTTAACCTGTGTCAGGGCGGTTTCAAAATCCTTTTGCTGAATGGCGAACCATAACAGCATCTCAGCATAAAATGGCTGATCAGGATATTTCTGGACACGGCGGAGCAATATCGTACGGAACAGCTCATTTTTTTTATCATCAGGATCATCACTCAACGTGAGCTGCAGCTTATTTTCAACAGCTTCGATCTGCGACATGTCATTTTCCAGAAGGTCCAGGTAAATGTTGAACATCTCCTCGTATCTGCCTGCTATATCGTATATCTGTCCAAGCTCCAGACTAAAAGTATATGAGTTTTCCAGCAGTTCCCTTCCCCTTATATAGGTTTGTATGGCATAATCCGTTTCTCTTTTCGACTGGAAAGCATTAGCCAGCTCAACGATGGCATTCCTGTCAGGTGGCAGGCTGTTGATGGCTTTTTCATACTGTTCGTTAGCTTTGACCGTTTCACCCGATGCCATATACACATAACCCAGATCAACAAGATAACGTACTTTCTCGGGATTTGCCCTGATCTGTTTTTTGACCAGCTTTTCAGCCTCTTTCATTTGATTAAGCTGTGTCAGACAATATAAATAATAGGTATAGTTAGAGTAGGTAGGATTCTCATTAAATAACTTTTCATATAAAACCGCTGCTTTTTCATACTCCTGGTTGCGGTAATACTGGGCTGCCAGCTGCGTCTCATCGGTTTGCTGCGGCTTCTGCCCGGGCCGGTACATGTTGTAAATAGCACCCTTGGGTGGCTCCACCTGCGCATTGGAAATGGAAATACATCCTGCCACAAGGGACAAACACATCAAATATGACATTCTTTTTTGCAAGCAGGCTATTTTATTTTTTATATTTTGTTGAATCCCGTATAAGGAACAATCGCCTTCGGCATCACAATCCCATCCCGCGTTTGATTATTTTCCAGCAATGCCGCCACCACCCTGGGTAACGCCAGAGCGCTACCGTTTAGTGTATGAGCCAGCCTGGTTTTGCCATCTGTATCCCTGAAACGGAGCTTCATCCGGTTCGACTGGAAGCTTTCGAAATTTGATACAGAGCTCACTTCAAGCCATCTCTGCTGTGCTGCTGAATACACTTCAAAATCATAGGTGAGGGCGGAGGTGAAACTCATGTCGCCGCCACAGAGTTTCATGATGCGGAAGGGCAGCTCCAGTTGCCCCAGCAATGCCGCCACATGCCGCCTCATCTCTTCCAAAACATCATAAGAGAGATCCGGGTGTGCAATCTGGACTATTTCAACCTTGTCGAACTGATGTAAACGGTTCAAACCCCTGACATCCTTGCCCCAGGAACCTGCTTCACGCCTGAAACAACTCGAGTAAGCCACATTTCTTACAGGCAGGTCTTCGGCATTGAGAATGATATTACGGTAAATATTTGTAATGGGTACCTCGGCAGTGGGAATCAGGTAAAAATTATCTTCTTCAACATGATACATCTGCCCGTCTTTATCTGGCAGCTGTCCGGTGCCATATCCCGAATCCGCATTGACCAGGAGAGGCGGCTGGTATTCAATATATCCTGCTTCAGTAGCTTTATCCAGGAAAAAATTGATGAGGGCCCGCTGCAACCGCGCTCCCTTGCCCTTGTAAAATGGAAATCCCGCCCCTGTCACCTTATTGCCCAGCTCAAAGTCAATGATATCATATGTCTTGCAGAGATCCCAGTGAGGCATGGCATCCTTGCCAAGATCGGGGATACGCCCCTCTTCGTAGACTTTTTCGTTAGCTTCAGCTGACCGCCCTTTTGGAACAGAGGCATGCGGCATATTGGGGACCTGGATGAGCAGCTCATTTAATTCTCTCGTCGCTGTATCCAACAGTTCACTGAGTTCTTTCGACCGACTCTTCAGAAGAGCTGTCTGTTCCTTCAGTGCCGGGGCTTCACCGGCCTTTCCCGCCGTGTATAACAGGCCAATTTCTTTTGCTATGCTGTTCATCTCTGCCAGAACATCATCAAGGTTTTTTTGTGTTTGTCTTCTTTGATTGTCAAGCGTCAACACTTTCCCTATGATTTCTGTGGCATCGAAATTTTTTATGGCTAACCGGGCTATGACTTCCTCCGGATGGTCTTTTATATATTGTACCTGTAACATGTTATAAGCATTTTGGCACGCAAAGGTAAATAAATAAAAAATCTCCTGGTAATTAACCCAGGAGATCTGTATTCGGGAGAAAATTTTAGGATCGGGTGTAAAAGCCCGCGTGATATCTATGATACTGATGCTTCCGTCGGAATAATGGATACATAAGAAGTATCATCCTTCTTTTTCCTGAATTCCACTTTACCGTCAGCAAGAGCATACAGGGTATGATCTTTTCCCATGCCTACATTTAATCCGGGATGATGAAGGGTGCCACGCTGTCTGACAAGAATATTACCCGCTTTGGCCACCTGGCCGCCAAAAACTTTTATACCTAAACGTTTACTGTGGGATTCTCTACCGTTATGGGAACTCCCAGCACCTTTTTTATGTGCCATATACGCGTGATTTTAAGGGTTAATAAACCGTGATCTTTAT
This sequence is a window from Bacteroidota bacterium. Protein-coding genes within it:
- the serS gene encoding serine--tRNA ligase, whose protein sequence is MLQVQYIKDHPEEVIARLAIKNFDATEIIGKVLTLDNQRRQTQKNLDDVLAEMNSIAKEIGLLYTAGKAGEAPALKEQTALLKSRSKELSELLDTATRELNELLIQVPNMPHASVPKGRSAEANEKVYEEGRIPDLGKDAMPHWDLCKTYDIIDFELGNKVTGAGFPFYKGKGARLQRALINFFLDKATEAGYIEYQPPLLVNADSGYGTGQLPDKDGQMYHVEEDNFYLIPTAEVPITNIYRNIILNAEDLPVRNVAYSSCFRREAGSWGKDVRGLNRLHQFDKVEIVQIAHPDLSYDVLEEMRRHVAALLGQLELPFRIMKLCGGDMSFTSALTYDFEVYSAAQQRWLEVSSVSNFESFQSNRMKLRFRDTDGKTRLAHTLNGSALALPRVVAALLENNQTRDGIVMPKAIVPYTGFNKI
- the rpmA gene encoding 50S ribosomal protein L27; this encodes MAHKKGAGSSHNGRESHSKRLGIKVFGGQVAKAGNILVRQRGTLHHPGLNVGMGKDHTLYALADGKVEFRKKKDDTSYVSIIPTEASVS
- a CDS encoding tetratricopeptide repeat protein, which encodes MCLSLVAGCISISNAQVEPPKGAIYNMYRPGQKPQQTDETQLAAQYYRNQEYEKAAVLYEKLFNENPTYSNYTYYLYCLTQLNQMKEAEKLVKKQIRANPEKVRYLVDLGYVYMASGETVKANEQYEKAINSLPPDRNAIVELANAFQSKRETDYAIQTYIRGRELLENSYTFSLELGQIYDIAGRYEEMFNIYLDLLENDMSQIEAVENKLQLTLSDDPDDKKNELFRTILLRRVQKYPDQPFYAEMLLWFAIQQKDFETALTQVKALDRRYHEEGQRVFNLAQLSASNNNYDVAIEAYQYIITSKGASSTLYLKSRIELLGAEFLKLINSYNYSREYVLTLETDYTALLSELGRSTMTLPAIRNMAHLDAFYLDKSDQALQLLNEAILLPNLSRQQKAECKLELADILLFTGDPWEATLLYSQVEKDFKNDPMGHDAKFKNAKLCYYIGEFAWAKAQLDVLKAATSKLIANDAMELSLLISDNMDADSTFKALNLFARADLLTYMNKPDQALPVLDSINLNFPYHALADEVLYRKANIMINKGRFAQADSLLERLVNEYPADILADNAMYKMAQLNELNLNQPEKAMELYRRLLSEYPGSLFVTDARKRYRQLRGDEVN